Proteins encoded within one genomic window of Gigantopelta aegis isolate Gae_Host chromosome 2, Gae_host_genome, whole genome shotgun sequence:
- the LOC121382289 gene encoding uncharacterized protein LOC121382289, with amino-acid sequence MYINPGLTVFIFLIALNSVKGYKFVLDWSTPKAVLGEPYTFTCYVTQAAGLEDYVVFRRKPFELNMPGVIKQKKKGGCTTEDQIGYTTSCFAGTDTESSSTKVYRLTIEKVSGDDLTGWLCSHNKPADNYKWSGTGSEILYLRANNFSFRLVGSQRYAVLGRPYTLTCIVSRADTLRYYVVFRRKPFEHETPGVLFQMERGGCVAVHAYRGYSLICGAGTSEQTSTTKRYKLIIGKVTRDDVTDWKCHHNSLSDNFKWDGEGSNTFTMESHMLSKPARSSAKSILPFVMAIILICCELVAVVVFNS; translated from the exons ATGTATATTAACCCCGGACTGACAGTCTTCATCTTTCTCATTGCTCTTAATTCTGTGAAAG GTTACAAGTTCGTATTGGATTGGTCCACCCCTAAAGCAGTTTTAGGCGAACCATACACCTTCACTTGCTACGTCACACAGGCGGCAGGCCTGGAAGATTACGTGGTTTTCAGAAGAAAACCCTTTGAACTGAATATGCCTGGGGTAATCAAACAGAAGAAAAAGGGAGGGTGTACCACCGAGGATCAGATAGGCTACACGACGTCCTGTTTCGCCGGAACGGACACGGAGTCGTCGTCCACCAAGGTGTACAGGCTGACGATCGAGAAGGTTTCCGGGGACGATCTCACTGGATGGCTGTGCAGTCACAACAAGCCCGCAGACAATTACAAATGGAGTGGAACAGGCAGTGAAATACTGTACCTGCGGGCTAACA ATTTCTCATTCCGCCTGGTTGGATCTCAACGTTACGCAGTACTTGGCCGCCCGTACACGCTCACTTGCATCGTGAGCCGAGCGGACACCCTACGCTACTACGTGGTGTTCAGACGGAAGCCCTTTGAACACGAGACGCCCGGGGTACTCTTTCAGATGGAACGCGGCGGCTGCGTCGCGGTCCACGCCTACAGGGGGTACTCGCTAATCTGCGGCGCTGGAACCAGCGAACAGACCTCCACCACCAAGCGGTACAAGCTGATCATCGGAAAAGTAACCAGGGACGATGTCACGGACTGGAAGTGCCACCACAATTCGCTTTCCGACAATTTCAAGTGGGACGGGGAAGGTAGCAACACTTTCACAATGGAGAGCCACA TGTTATCCAAGCCAGCAAGATCCAGTGCGAAGTCCATTTTGCCTTTTGTTATGGCCATCATCCTGATTTGTTGCGAACTTGTTGCTGTTGTGGTTTTTAACTCATAA